In one Nicotiana sylvestris chromosome 8, ASM39365v2, whole genome shotgun sequence genomic region, the following are encoded:
- the LOC104217887 gene encoding kinesin-like protein KIN-6 isoform X4 — protein METKSPCPPYTVTVRRNPPRRARPTPSSAVPTTLPRSPPRNISSFPIEDILSIEVPEKQLLTEHPSSSENLKVYLRVRPLISQRETAKIEKTAAEMKKTTKNAWPKNPKSTNALPKKLKKSNEVCVTVNDAHSVTLLPPQSLQDAKRIKSEVYEGFSHVFSSQASQREVYEDIVSPLVEDFLKGKSGMLAALGPSGSGKTHTIFGCGRDPGMVPLALRRILSQEEGEKKKSRRIFYLSMFEISSEKGKSEKIFDLSQDGADLCIQQSSIKGVREAVLYDAQQAESLIACGLLKRATAMTNSNSQSSRSQCIINIRCEYKRADGKVGDNSNSAVLTIVDLAGAEREKKTGNQGVRLLESNFINNTSMVFGLCLKSLLEHQKNPRKPMQKHFQNSLLTRYLRDYLEGKKRMALLLTVRPGEEDYLDTSFLLRQASPYTKIKFDIVEEHGILKHNKRPVQTTPSTGKLKRMKLSRIENCEINQRSDECPKLPNEEAAVEGVNDSLADVLVQSEEIITIEANERNILRVDHVELERKERNHQILQNFGKALWKVLKEYKRKLEVAENEICTLRDCLSNEKTRSTELENQLRDWQSNCCCRKGVSSEESSREEDEFRGKGSLDCEARQSTDQNEVDENETCTPRHCMIIEKTRWAELENELMDWQSNCCCRKGVSSEVSFREVDELRRKSSLDLEDHQSIGCNEVTSEAYSCHLEGSAHARNDERLDSTIAQQLESSIEDATGVEDLMKPNEMKAEITQLNGIATAVLSGSHSCTNQEYEQEEESSGIRTSKATFINRDENNLLEEDRTLFDSVLPECTVNSSESSLLVENNSSFPVVEDQTQNEEDKTAKTLKSSCEDATGVEDLKIPDGMKAESADLNGKANALLSGSPSCPDQEYEREENFFDSVVSTSQATSINRDETSLLEEDHTLFDSVLPEYTVNSSESSLFIENNRSFPVVEDQTQNKEDKTAQQLESSIGDATGVEDLMKPNEMKAEITRLNGKATAVLSGSRSCTDQEDGQEMESSGNSKVLNPIGVEDLNPTGVQDLMKPNEMKAEITRLNGKATAILSGSRSCTDQKDGQEMESSDFVVCTSQATFINEDEASPFEEDHALFDSVLPECTVNSSESSVVVEYNNSFAVVENQTQSEEDKKPLGPSTMLMPEEVVHALGCHDNNTPEAVTKHGSCTKLQNADRPKRRLLPVSSILLKDIGNIDFKDENEKPKGVKAEKKGASRKNRTQGSTSLIRLLKDNLGI, from the exons ATGGAGACGAAATCGCCATGTCCGCCGTACACGGTGACCGTTCGCCGGAACCCTCCCCGGAGAGCAAGACCGACACCATCCTCCGCTGTTCCTACTACGCTTCCCCGATCGCCGCCGCGAAACATCTCTTCATTCCCCATTGAGGATATTCTATCAATAGAAGTCCCTGAAAAACAACTTCTTACAGAGCATCCATCATCATCAGAGAATCTCAAGGTATATCTGAGAGTCCGACCGTTAATTTCTCAACGAGAAACAGCGAAAATAGAAAAAACGGCTGCTGAAATGAAGAAAACAACTAAAAATGCTTGGCCTAAAAACCCTAAGTCCACCAATGCGTTGCCGAAGAAGCTCAAAAAGAGCAATGAAGTCTGTGTGACAGTGAATGATGCACATTCCGTTACCCTATTGCCTCCGCAGAGCTTACAAGACGCCAAACGTATTAAATCAGAAGTTTATGAAGGTTTTTCACATGTCTTCTCGTCACAAGCTTCTCAG AGGGAAGTGTACGAAGATATAGTGAGTCCTTTAGTTGAGGATTTTTTGAAGGGTAAGAGTGGAATGTTAGCTGCATTGGGACCAAGTGGTTCTGGGAAGACTCATACCATCTTTGGCTGTGGAAGGGACCCTGGTATGGTGCCTCTTGCTCTTCGTCGAATTTTATCACAGGAAGAAGGAGAGAAGAAGAAGTCACGAAG GATATTTTATTTGTCCATGTTTGAGATCTCTTCTGAGAAAGGAAAATCTGAAAAGATATTTGATTTATCACAAGATGGGGCTGATTTATGCATCCAACAATCATCTATTAAAGGCGTGCGAGAG GCCGTACTTTATGATGCGCAGCAAGCTGAATCGTTAATCGCATGTGGACTTTTAAAACGTGCGACAGCTATGACGAATTCAAACAGTCAATCTAG TCGTTCACAGTGCATCATAAATATCCGCTGTGAATATAAGAGGGCAGATGGAAAAGTTGGTGATAACTCAAACAGTGCTGTGCTGACTATAGTTGACCTTGCTGGAGCTGAGAGGGAAAAGAAAACTGGAAATCAG GGGGTTAGATTGCTCGAAAGTAATTTTATCAACAACACTTCGATGGTGTTTGGCCTGTGCTTAAAG TCATTACTGGAGCATCAGAAGAACCCCAGAAAACCTATGCAGAAACACTTTCAAAACTCTCTG TTGACCAGATACTTACGAGATTATTTGGAAGGGAAGAAGCGGATGGCACTG CTTCTAACTGTAAGACCTGGGGAAGAAGACTACCTTGATACTTCTTTTCTGCTAAGGCAGGCTTCACCATATACAAAAATCAA GTTTGACATTGTTGAAGAACATGGGATTTTAAAGCACAATAAGAGGCCTGTGCAAACAACGCCTAGCACGGGGAAGCTTAAAAGAATGAAGTTGAGTCGAATTGAAAATTGTGAG ATCAATCAAAGAAGCGATGAATGTCCTAAACTTCCGAATGAAG AAGCTGCTGTGGAAGGAGTGAATGACAGCTTGGCAGACGTTCTTGTTCAGTCTGAGGAGATCATCACTATTGAAGCAAATGAGAGGAATATTCTCAGAGTTGATCACGTGGAAttggaaagaaaagagagaaatcatCAGATTCTGCAAAATTTTGGAAAGGCTTTGTGGAAAGTCTTGAAAGAATACAAGAGAAAACTTGAG GtggctgaaaatgaaatttgCACCCTCAGAGATTGCTTAAGTAATGAGAAAACTAGATCCACTGAACTAGAGAATCAACTGAGGGATTGGCAAAGTAACTGCTGCTGCAGGAAAGGAGTTTCAAGTGAGGAATCCTCCAGAGAAGAGGATGAATTCAGAGGAAAAGGTTCATTAGATTGTGAGGCGCGTCAATCCACTGATCAGAATGAG GTGGATGAAAATGAAACCTGCACTCCTAGACACTGCATGATCATCGAGAAAACAAGATGGGCTGAACTAGAGAATGAACTGATGGATTGGCAAAGTAACTGCTGCTGCAGGAAGGGGGTTTCAAGTGAGGTTTCCTTCAGAGAAGTGGATGAACTCAGAAGAAAAAGTTCTTTAGATCTTGAGGATCATCAATCTATTGGCTGCAACGAG GTGACATCTGAAGCTTATTCTTGTCATTTGGAAGGATCTGCGCATGCGAGAAATGATGAGCGGCTTGACTCCACT ATTGCACAGCAGCTCGAAAGTTCTATTGAAGATGCTACTGGTGTTGAAGATCTGATGAAACCAAATGAAATGAAAGCAGAGATTACACAGTTGAATGGCATAGCAACTGCTGTATTAAGCGGGTCACACTCTTGCACTAATCAGGAGTACGAGCAAGAAGAAGAAAGTTCTGGTA TCCGCACTTCCAAAGCGACTTTCATAAACAGAGACGAGAACAACCTGTTGGAAGAGGACCGCACGCTTTTTGATTCAGTACTTCCAGAATGTACAGTCAACTCTTCTGAGTCATCTCTCCTCGTTGAAAATAACAGCTCTTTTCCAGTGGTGGAGGACCAAACACAAAATGAAGAGGACAAG ACTGCTAAGACGCTCAAAAGTTCTTGTGAAGATGCTACTGGTGTTGAAGATCTGAAGATTCCAGATGGAATGAAAGCAGAGAGTGCAGATTTGAATGGCAAAGCAAATGCTTTGTTAAGTGGGTCACCCTCTTGCCCTGATCAGGAGTACGAGCGAGAAGAGAATTTTTTTG ATTCTGTAGTAAGCACTTCCCAAGCCACTTCCATAAACAGAGACGAGACCAGCCTGCTGGAAGAGGACCACACGCTTTTTGATTCCGTACTTCCTGAATATACAGTCAACTCTTCTGAGTCATCTCTCTTCATTGAAAATAACCGCTCTTTTCCAGTGGTGGAGGACCAAACACAAAACAAAGAGGATAAG ACTGCTCAGCAGCTCGAAAGTTCTATTGGAGATGCTACTGGTGTTGAAGATCTGATGAAACCAAATGAAATGAAAGCAGAGATTACACGTTTGAATGGCAAAGCAACTGCTGTATTAAGTGGGTCACGCTCTTGTACTGATCAGGAGGACGGGCAAGAAATGGAAAGCTCTGGTAATAGTAAAGTTCTGAATCCTATTGGTGTTGAAGATCTAAATCCTACCGGCGTTCAAGATCTGATGAAACCAAATGAAATGAAAGCAGAGATTACACGTTTGAATGGCAAAGCAACTGCTATATTAAGTGGGTCACGCTCTTGTACTGATCAGAAGGACGGGCAAGAAATGGAAAGTTCTG ATTTTGTAGTCTGCACTTCCCAAGCAACTTTCATAAACGAAGATGAGGCCAGCCCGTTCGAAGAGGATCATGCGCTTTTTGATTCAGTACTTCCAGAATGTACAGTCAACTCTTCTGAGTCATCTGTCGTCGTTGAATATAACAACTCTTTTGCAGTGGTGGAGAACCAAACACAAAGTGAAGAGGACAAG AAACCATTGGGTCCATCGACAATGTTAATGCCCGAGGAAGTTGTACATGCTCTAGGATGCCATGATAACAACACACCTGAAGCAGTTACCAAACATGGTTCCTGCACTAAACTTCAGAATGCAGATAGGCCAAAAAG GAGACTTCTACCAGTTTCGTCTATCTTATTAAAAGATATAGGCAATATAGACTTCAAGGACGAGAATGAGAAACCAAAG GGAGTCAAGGCAGAAAAGAAAGGAGCTTCTCGTAAGAACAGAACTCAGGGCAGCACTTCGCTTATTCGTTTGCTCAAGGATAATCTTGGTATCTAG
- the LOC104217887 gene encoding kinesin-like protein KIN-6 isoform X5 — METKSPCPPYTVTVRRNPPRRARPTPSSAVPTTLPRSPPRNISSFPIEDILSIEVPEKQLLTEHPSSSENLKVYLRVRPLISQRETAKIEKTAAEMKKTTKNAWPKNPKSTNALPKKLKKSNEVCVTVNDAHSVTLLPPQSLQDAKRIKSEVYEGFSHVFSSQASQREVYEDIVSPLVEDFLKGKSGMLAALGPSGSGKTHTIFGCGRDPGMVPLALRRILSQEEGEKKKSRRIFYLSMFEISSEKGKSEKIFDLSQDGADLCIQQSSIKGVREAVLYDAQQAESLIACGLLKRATAMTNSNSQSSRSQCIINIRCEYKRADGKVGDNSNSAVLTIVDLAGAEREKKTGNQGVRLLESNFINNTSMVFGLCLKSLLEHQKNPRKPMQKHFQNSLLTRYLRDYLEGKKRMALLLTVRPGEEDYLDTSFLLRQASPYTKIKFDIVEEHGILKHNKRPVQTTPSTGKLKRMKLSRIENCEINQRSDECPKLPNEEAAVEGVNDSLADVLVQSEEIITIEANERNILRVDHVELERKERNHQILQNFGKALWKVLKEYKRKLEVAENEICTLRDCLSNEKTRSTELENQLRDWQSNCCCRKGVSSEESSREEDEFRGKGSLDCEARQSTDQNEVDENETCTPRHCMIIEKTRWAELENELMDWQSNCCCRKGVSSEVSFREVDELRRKSSLDLEDHQSIGCNEVTSEAYSCHLEGSAHARNDERLDSTIAQQLESSIEDATGVEDLMKPNEMKAEITQLNGIATAVLSGSHSCTNQEYEQEEESSGNSVVRTSKATFINRDENNLLEEDRTLFDSVLPECTVNSSESSLLVENNSSFPVVEDQTQNEEDKTAKTLKSSCEDATGVEDLKIPDGMKAESADLNGKANALLSGSPSCPDQEYEREENFFVSTSQATSINRDETSLLEEDHTLFDSVLPEYTVNSSESSLFIENNRSFPVVEDQTQNKEDKTAQQLESSIGDATGVEDLMKPNEMKAEITRLNGKATAVLSGSRSCTDQEDGQEMESSGNSKVLNPIGVEDLNPTGVQDLMKPNEMKAEITRLNGKATAILSGSRSCTDQKDGQEMESSDFVVCTSQATFINEDEASPFEEDHALFDSVLPECTVNSSESSVVVEYNNSFAVVENQTQSEEDKKPLGPSTMLMPEEVVHALGCHDNNTPEAVTKHGSCTKLQNADRPKRRLLPVSSILLKDIGNIDFKDENEKPKGVKAEKKGASRKNRTQGSTSLIRLLKDNLGI; from the exons ATGGAGACGAAATCGCCATGTCCGCCGTACACGGTGACCGTTCGCCGGAACCCTCCCCGGAGAGCAAGACCGACACCATCCTCCGCTGTTCCTACTACGCTTCCCCGATCGCCGCCGCGAAACATCTCTTCATTCCCCATTGAGGATATTCTATCAATAGAAGTCCCTGAAAAACAACTTCTTACAGAGCATCCATCATCATCAGAGAATCTCAAGGTATATCTGAGAGTCCGACCGTTAATTTCTCAACGAGAAACAGCGAAAATAGAAAAAACGGCTGCTGAAATGAAGAAAACAACTAAAAATGCTTGGCCTAAAAACCCTAAGTCCACCAATGCGTTGCCGAAGAAGCTCAAAAAGAGCAATGAAGTCTGTGTGACAGTGAATGATGCACATTCCGTTACCCTATTGCCTCCGCAGAGCTTACAAGACGCCAAACGTATTAAATCAGAAGTTTATGAAGGTTTTTCACATGTCTTCTCGTCACAAGCTTCTCAG AGGGAAGTGTACGAAGATATAGTGAGTCCTTTAGTTGAGGATTTTTTGAAGGGTAAGAGTGGAATGTTAGCTGCATTGGGACCAAGTGGTTCTGGGAAGACTCATACCATCTTTGGCTGTGGAAGGGACCCTGGTATGGTGCCTCTTGCTCTTCGTCGAATTTTATCACAGGAAGAAGGAGAGAAGAAGAAGTCACGAAG GATATTTTATTTGTCCATGTTTGAGATCTCTTCTGAGAAAGGAAAATCTGAAAAGATATTTGATTTATCACAAGATGGGGCTGATTTATGCATCCAACAATCATCTATTAAAGGCGTGCGAGAG GCCGTACTTTATGATGCGCAGCAAGCTGAATCGTTAATCGCATGTGGACTTTTAAAACGTGCGACAGCTATGACGAATTCAAACAGTCAATCTAG TCGTTCACAGTGCATCATAAATATCCGCTGTGAATATAAGAGGGCAGATGGAAAAGTTGGTGATAACTCAAACAGTGCTGTGCTGACTATAGTTGACCTTGCTGGAGCTGAGAGGGAAAAGAAAACTGGAAATCAG GGGGTTAGATTGCTCGAAAGTAATTTTATCAACAACACTTCGATGGTGTTTGGCCTGTGCTTAAAG TCATTACTGGAGCATCAGAAGAACCCCAGAAAACCTATGCAGAAACACTTTCAAAACTCTCTG TTGACCAGATACTTACGAGATTATTTGGAAGGGAAGAAGCGGATGGCACTG CTTCTAACTGTAAGACCTGGGGAAGAAGACTACCTTGATACTTCTTTTCTGCTAAGGCAGGCTTCACCATATACAAAAATCAA GTTTGACATTGTTGAAGAACATGGGATTTTAAAGCACAATAAGAGGCCTGTGCAAACAACGCCTAGCACGGGGAAGCTTAAAAGAATGAAGTTGAGTCGAATTGAAAATTGTGAG ATCAATCAAAGAAGCGATGAATGTCCTAAACTTCCGAATGAAG AAGCTGCTGTGGAAGGAGTGAATGACAGCTTGGCAGACGTTCTTGTTCAGTCTGAGGAGATCATCACTATTGAAGCAAATGAGAGGAATATTCTCAGAGTTGATCACGTGGAAttggaaagaaaagagagaaatcatCAGATTCTGCAAAATTTTGGAAAGGCTTTGTGGAAAGTCTTGAAAGAATACAAGAGAAAACTTGAG GtggctgaaaatgaaatttgCACCCTCAGAGATTGCTTAAGTAATGAGAAAACTAGATCCACTGAACTAGAGAATCAACTGAGGGATTGGCAAAGTAACTGCTGCTGCAGGAAAGGAGTTTCAAGTGAGGAATCCTCCAGAGAAGAGGATGAATTCAGAGGAAAAGGTTCATTAGATTGTGAGGCGCGTCAATCCACTGATCAGAATGAG GTGGATGAAAATGAAACCTGCACTCCTAGACACTGCATGATCATCGAGAAAACAAGATGGGCTGAACTAGAGAATGAACTGATGGATTGGCAAAGTAACTGCTGCTGCAGGAAGGGGGTTTCAAGTGAGGTTTCCTTCAGAGAAGTGGATGAACTCAGAAGAAAAAGTTCTTTAGATCTTGAGGATCATCAATCTATTGGCTGCAACGAG GTGACATCTGAAGCTTATTCTTGTCATTTGGAAGGATCTGCGCATGCGAGAAATGATGAGCGGCTTGACTCCACT ATTGCACAGCAGCTCGAAAGTTCTATTGAAGATGCTACTGGTGTTGAAGATCTGATGAAACCAAATGAAATGAAAGCAGAGATTACACAGTTGAATGGCATAGCAACTGCTGTATTAAGCGGGTCACACTCTTGCACTAATCAGGAGTACGAGCAAGAAGAAGAAAGTTCTGGTA ATTCTGTAGTCCGCACTTCCAAAGCGACTTTCATAAACAGAGACGAGAACAACCTGTTGGAAGAGGACCGCACGCTTTTTGATTCAGTACTTCCAGAATGTACAGTCAACTCTTCTGAGTCATCTCTCCTCGTTGAAAATAACAGCTCTTTTCCAGTGGTGGAGGACCAAACACAAAATGAAGAGGACAAG ACTGCTAAGACGCTCAAAAGTTCTTGTGAAGATGCTACTGGTGTTGAAGATCTGAAGATTCCAGATGGAATGAAAGCAGAGAGTGCAGATTTGAATGGCAAAGCAAATGCTTTGTTAAGTGGGTCACCCTCTTGCCCTGATCAGGAGTACGAGCGAGAAGAGAATTTTTTTG TAAGCACTTCCCAAGCCACTTCCATAAACAGAGACGAGACCAGCCTGCTGGAAGAGGACCACACGCTTTTTGATTCCGTACTTCCTGAATATACAGTCAACTCTTCTGAGTCATCTCTCTTCATTGAAAATAACCGCTCTTTTCCAGTGGTGGAGGACCAAACACAAAACAAAGAGGATAAG ACTGCTCAGCAGCTCGAAAGTTCTATTGGAGATGCTACTGGTGTTGAAGATCTGATGAAACCAAATGAAATGAAAGCAGAGATTACACGTTTGAATGGCAAAGCAACTGCTGTATTAAGTGGGTCACGCTCTTGTACTGATCAGGAGGACGGGCAAGAAATGGAAAGCTCTGGTAATAGTAAAGTTCTGAATCCTATTGGTGTTGAAGATCTAAATCCTACCGGCGTTCAAGATCTGATGAAACCAAATGAAATGAAAGCAGAGATTACACGTTTGAATGGCAAAGCAACTGCTATATTAAGTGGGTCACGCTCTTGTACTGATCAGAAGGACGGGCAAGAAATGGAAAGTTCTG ATTTTGTAGTCTGCACTTCCCAAGCAACTTTCATAAACGAAGATGAGGCCAGCCCGTTCGAAGAGGATCATGCGCTTTTTGATTCAGTACTTCCAGAATGTACAGTCAACTCTTCTGAGTCATCTGTCGTCGTTGAATATAACAACTCTTTTGCAGTGGTGGAGAACCAAACACAAAGTGAAGAGGACAAG AAACCATTGGGTCCATCGACAATGTTAATGCCCGAGGAAGTTGTACATGCTCTAGGATGCCATGATAACAACACACCTGAAGCAGTTACCAAACATGGTTCCTGCACTAAACTTCAGAATGCAGATAGGCCAAAAAG GAGACTTCTACCAGTTTCGTCTATCTTATTAAAAGATATAGGCAATATAGACTTCAAGGACGAGAATGAGAAACCAAAG GGAGTCAAGGCAGAAAAGAAAGGAGCTTCTCGTAAGAACAGAACTCAGGGCAGCACTTCGCTTATTCGTTTGCTCAAGGATAATCTTGGTATCTAG
- the LOC104217887 gene encoding kinesin-like protein KIN-6 isoform X9: METKSPCPPYTVTVRRNPPRRARPTPSSAVPTTLPRSPPRNISSFPIEDILSIEVPEKQLLTEHPSSSENLKVYLRVRPLISQRETAKIEKTAAEMKKTTKNAWPKNPKSTNALPKKLKKSNEVCVTVNDAHSVTLLPPQSLQDAKRIKSEVYEGFSHVFSSQASQREVYEDIVSPLVEDFLKGKSGMLAALGPSGSGKTHTIFGCGRDPGMVPLALRRILSQEEGEKKKSRRIFYLSMFEISSEKGKSEKIFDLSQDGADLCIQQSSIKGVREAVLYDAQQAESLIACGLLKRATAMTNSNSQSSRSQCIINIRCEYKRADGKVGDNSNSAVLTIVDLAGAEREKKTGNQGVRLLESNFINNTSMVFGLCLKSLLEHQKNPRKPMQKHFQNSLLTRYLRDYLEGKKRMALLLTVRPGEEDYLDTSFLLRQASPYTKIKFDIVEEHGILKHNKRPVQTTPSTGKLKRMKLSRIENCEINQRSDECPKLPNEEAAVEGVNDSLADVLVQSEEIITIEANERNILRVDHVELERKERNHQILQNFGKALWKVLKEYKRKLEVAENEICTLRDCLSNEKTRSTELENQLRDWQSNCCCRKGVSSEESSREEDEFRGKGSLDCEARQSTDQNEVDENETCTPRHCMIIEKTRWAELENELMDWQSNCCCRKGVSSEVSFREVDELRRKSSLDLEDHQSIGCNEVTSEAYSCHLEGSAHARNDERLDSTIAQQLESSIEDATGVEDLMKPNEMKAEITQLNGIATAVLSGSHSCTNQEYEQEEESSGNSVVRTSKATFINRDENNLLEEDRTLFDSVLPECTVNSSESSLLVENNSSFPVVEDQTQNEEDKTAKTLKSSCEDATGVEDLKIPDGMKAESADLNGKANALLSGSPSCPDQEYEREENFFDSVVSTSQATSINRDETSLLEEDHTLFDSVLPEYTVNSSESSLFIENNRSFPVVEDQTQNKEDKTAQQLESSIGDATGVEDLMKPNEMKAEITRLNGKATAVLSGSRSCTDQEDGQEMESSEITRLNGKATAILSGSRSCTDQKDGQEMESSDFVVCTSQATFINEDEASPFEEDHALFDSVLPECTVNSSESSVVVEYNNSFAVVENQTQSEEDKKPLGPSTMLMPEEVVHALGCHDNNTPEAVTKHGSCTKLQNADRPKRRLLPVSSILLKDIGNIDFKDENEKPKGVKAEKKGASRKNRTQGSTSLIRLLKDNLGI; encoded by the exons ATGGAGACGAAATCGCCATGTCCGCCGTACACGGTGACCGTTCGCCGGAACCCTCCCCGGAGAGCAAGACCGACACCATCCTCCGCTGTTCCTACTACGCTTCCCCGATCGCCGCCGCGAAACATCTCTTCATTCCCCATTGAGGATATTCTATCAATAGAAGTCCCTGAAAAACAACTTCTTACAGAGCATCCATCATCATCAGAGAATCTCAAGGTATATCTGAGAGTCCGACCGTTAATTTCTCAACGAGAAACAGCGAAAATAGAAAAAACGGCTGCTGAAATGAAGAAAACAACTAAAAATGCTTGGCCTAAAAACCCTAAGTCCACCAATGCGTTGCCGAAGAAGCTCAAAAAGAGCAATGAAGTCTGTGTGACAGTGAATGATGCACATTCCGTTACCCTATTGCCTCCGCAGAGCTTACAAGACGCCAAACGTATTAAATCAGAAGTTTATGAAGGTTTTTCACATGTCTTCTCGTCACAAGCTTCTCAG AGGGAAGTGTACGAAGATATAGTGAGTCCTTTAGTTGAGGATTTTTTGAAGGGTAAGAGTGGAATGTTAGCTGCATTGGGACCAAGTGGTTCTGGGAAGACTCATACCATCTTTGGCTGTGGAAGGGACCCTGGTATGGTGCCTCTTGCTCTTCGTCGAATTTTATCACAGGAAGAAGGAGAGAAGAAGAAGTCACGAAG GATATTTTATTTGTCCATGTTTGAGATCTCTTCTGAGAAAGGAAAATCTGAAAAGATATTTGATTTATCACAAGATGGGGCTGATTTATGCATCCAACAATCATCTATTAAAGGCGTGCGAGAG GCCGTACTTTATGATGCGCAGCAAGCTGAATCGTTAATCGCATGTGGACTTTTAAAACGTGCGACAGCTATGACGAATTCAAACAGTCAATCTAG TCGTTCACAGTGCATCATAAATATCCGCTGTGAATATAAGAGGGCAGATGGAAAAGTTGGTGATAACTCAAACAGTGCTGTGCTGACTATAGTTGACCTTGCTGGAGCTGAGAGGGAAAAGAAAACTGGAAATCAG GGGGTTAGATTGCTCGAAAGTAATTTTATCAACAACACTTCGATGGTGTTTGGCCTGTGCTTAAAG TCATTACTGGAGCATCAGAAGAACCCCAGAAAACCTATGCAGAAACACTTTCAAAACTCTCTG TTGACCAGATACTTACGAGATTATTTGGAAGGGAAGAAGCGGATGGCACTG CTTCTAACTGTAAGACCTGGGGAAGAAGACTACCTTGATACTTCTTTTCTGCTAAGGCAGGCTTCACCATATACAAAAATCAA GTTTGACATTGTTGAAGAACATGGGATTTTAAAGCACAATAAGAGGCCTGTGCAAACAACGCCTAGCACGGGGAAGCTTAAAAGAATGAAGTTGAGTCGAATTGAAAATTGTGAG ATCAATCAAAGAAGCGATGAATGTCCTAAACTTCCGAATGAAG AAGCTGCTGTGGAAGGAGTGAATGACAGCTTGGCAGACGTTCTTGTTCAGTCTGAGGAGATCATCACTATTGAAGCAAATGAGAGGAATATTCTCAGAGTTGATCACGTGGAAttggaaagaaaagagagaaatcatCAGATTCTGCAAAATTTTGGAAAGGCTTTGTGGAAAGTCTTGAAAGAATACAAGAGAAAACTTGAG GtggctgaaaatgaaatttgCACCCTCAGAGATTGCTTAAGTAATGAGAAAACTAGATCCACTGAACTAGAGAATCAACTGAGGGATTGGCAAAGTAACTGCTGCTGCAGGAAAGGAGTTTCAAGTGAGGAATCCTCCAGAGAAGAGGATGAATTCAGAGGAAAAGGTTCATTAGATTGTGAGGCGCGTCAATCCACTGATCAGAATGAG GTGGATGAAAATGAAACCTGCACTCCTAGACACTGCATGATCATCGAGAAAACAAGATGGGCTGAACTAGAGAATGAACTGATGGATTGGCAAAGTAACTGCTGCTGCAGGAAGGGGGTTTCAAGTGAGGTTTCCTTCAGAGAAGTGGATGAACTCAGAAGAAAAAGTTCTTTAGATCTTGAGGATCATCAATCTATTGGCTGCAACGAG GTGACATCTGAAGCTTATTCTTGTCATTTGGAAGGATCTGCGCATGCGAGAAATGATGAGCGGCTTGACTCCACT ATTGCACAGCAGCTCGAAAGTTCTATTGAAGATGCTACTGGTGTTGAAGATCTGATGAAACCAAATGAAATGAAAGCAGAGATTACACAGTTGAATGGCATAGCAACTGCTGTATTAAGCGGGTCACACTCTTGCACTAATCAGGAGTACGAGCAAGAAGAAGAAAGTTCTGGTA ATTCTGTAGTCCGCACTTCCAAAGCGACTTTCATAAACAGAGACGAGAACAACCTGTTGGAAGAGGACCGCACGCTTTTTGATTCAGTACTTCCAGAATGTACAGTCAACTCTTCTGAGTCATCTCTCCTCGTTGAAAATAACAGCTCTTTTCCAGTGGTGGAGGACCAAACACAAAATGAAGAGGACAAG ACTGCTAAGACGCTCAAAAGTTCTTGTGAAGATGCTACTGGTGTTGAAGATCTGAAGATTCCAGATGGAATGAAAGCAGAGAGTGCAGATTTGAATGGCAAAGCAAATGCTTTGTTAAGTGGGTCACCCTCTTGCCCTGATCAGGAGTACGAGCGAGAAGAGAATTTTTTTG ATTCTGTAGTAAGCACTTCCCAAGCCACTTCCATAAACAGAGACGAGACCAGCCTGCTGGAAGAGGACCACACGCTTTTTGATTCCGTACTTCCTGAATATACAGTCAACTCTTCTGAGTCATCTCTCTTCATTGAAAATAACCGCTCTTTTCCAGTGGTGGAGGACCAAACACAAAACAAAGAGGATAAG ACTGCTCAGCAGCTCGAAAGTTCTATTGGAGATGCTACTGGTGTTGAAGATCTGATGAAACCAAATGAAATGAAAGCAGAGATTACACGTTTGAATGGCAAAGCAACTGCTGTATTAAGTGGGTCACGCTCTTGTACTGATCAGGAGGACGGGCAAGAAATGGAAAGCTCTG AGATTACACGTTTGAATGGCAAAGCAACTGCTATATTAAGTGGGTCACGCTCTTGTACTGATCAGAAGGACGGGCAAGAAATGGAAAGTTCTG ATTTTGTAGTCTGCACTTCCCAAGCAACTTTCATAAACGAAGATGAGGCCAGCCCGTTCGAAGAGGATCATGCGCTTTTTGATTCAGTACTTCCAGAATGTACAGTCAACTCTTCTGAGTCATCTGTCGTCGTTGAATATAACAACTCTTTTGCAGTGGTGGAGAACCAAACACAAAGTGAAGAGGACAAG AAACCATTGGGTCCATCGACAATGTTAATGCCCGAGGAAGTTGTACATGCTCTAGGATGCCATGATAACAACACACCTGAAGCAGTTACCAAACATGGTTCCTGCACTAAACTTCAGAATGCAGATAGGCCAAAAAG GAGACTTCTACCAGTTTCGTCTATCTTATTAAAAGATATAGGCAATATAGACTTCAAGGACGAGAATGAGAAACCAAAG GGAGTCAAGGCAGAAAAGAAAGGAGCTTCTCGTAAGAACAGAACTCAGGGCAGCACTTCGCTTATTCGTTTGCTCAAGGATAATCTTGGTATCTAG